In Colius striatus isolate bColStr4 chromosome 17, bColStr4.1.hap1, whole genome shotgun sequence, the following proteins share a genomic window:
- the TRAFD1 gene encoding TRAF-type zinc finger domain-containing protein 1 isoform X1, producing the protein MAIAAVPELETRLCGNCKKDIPAVNFIIHEIHCSRNIQVCRRCGEPVPRSEMNHHMEAEHVQVTCKCKMKIENSLLKDHQALACPLRPAPCPFCAMELPFSKLQEHEAFCGARTEACGACGRNVMLRDREEHPRVCGTEAKGRRGGQRPGSEDEDARVRLGRGPARLGSEHQLGLWERNEAPHSLLHEEWDADLDYVLALSLQTENHPPKATAAEAASGFWATKEPELSACLSDTDQANSLSCDSPVSFSRPNHIKSDEVTMLPCEFCEELYPADDLILHQTGCNPASAFASFSKRSSSAPPRECDDWRALSSKSSRSLSSSQPQAAQAEGNVKIPCEFCGMQLEEEMLFPHQQLCVWQPLPERRPAPGQAQRRSSRAGAASRGTEGLGQQQPSSARGTRSLSDAAATWDSAPSPLVRGSAAPTPPGQPRKGGGSQGRAKNRAATGSARGTTAPGRPPRDLHSGTLTSSCSRASPAQPSTHPEGRRGRGLAAVAPQPRSTEVKAQSAASRRPEK; encoded by the exons ATGGCCATAGCGGCCGTGCCCGAGCTGGAAACCCGGCTGTGTGGCAACTG CAAAAAGGACATCCCTGCTGTCAACTTCATCATCCATGAGATCCACTGTAGCAGAAACATCCAAGTGTGTCGCCGCTGCGGGGAACCGGTCCCCAGGTCTGAAATGAACCACCACATGGAGGCTGAACACGTGCAG GTTACCTGCAAGTGTAAGATGAAGATAGAAAACAGCCTCTTGAAGGATCATCAG GCGTTGGCGTGCCCCCTGCGCCCCGCCCCGTGCCCCTTCTGTGCCATGGAGCTGCCCTTCAGCAAGCTCCAGGAGCACGAGGCGTTCTGCGGCGCTCGCACCGAGGCGTGTGGCGCCTGCGGCCGCAACGTCATGCTCCGGGACCGAGAGGAGCATCCCCGAGTCTGCGGGACGGAGGcgaaagggaggaggggaggccAAAGGCCTGGCTCTGAGGATGAGGATGCACGCGTGCGCCTGGGACGCGGCCCAGCCCGGCTCGGATCAG agcatcagctggggctgtgggagagAAATGAAGCCCCTCATTCTCTGCTCCATGAAGAGTGGGACGCGGATTTAGACTACGTGCTGGCTCTCAGCTTACAAACAGAGAATCATCCTCCCAAGGCTACTGCAGCTGAAGCTGCCAGTGGCTTCTGGGCCACCAAAGAGCCTGAGCTGTCAGCCTGTCTCAGCGACACAGACCAGGCAAATAGCTTATCCTGTGACTCCCCAGTGTCTTTTAGTAGGCCAAACCACATCAAAA GTGATGAGGTCACCATGTTGCCATGTGAATTCTGTGAGGAGCTCTACCCTGCTGATGATCTGATTCTCCACCAG ACAGGTTGTAACCCAGCAAGTGCCTTTGCCTCGTTCAGTAAAAGAAGCTCCTCTGCACCTCCACGGGAGTGTGATGACTGGCGTGCTCTCAGCTCCAAAAGCAGTAGGTCTCTCTCTTCATCCCAGCCCCAAGCTGCCCAGGCAGAAGGAAATGTAAAGATTCCATGTGAATTCTGTGGcatgcagctggaagaggagatgcTCTTTCCTCATCAG cagctctgtgtgtggcAGCCGCTGCCCGAGAGGAgaccagccccagggcaggccCAGAGGCGCAGCAGCCGTGCAG GAGCTGCTTCTCGGGGCACAGAGGGcttggggcagcagcagccgaGCTCTGCACGAGGGACCAGGTCACTGAGTGATGCAGCTGCCACCTGGGACTCAGCCCCGTCCCCTCTGGTGAGAGGCAGCGctgcccccacccccccagggcagcccagGAAGGGAGggggcagccagggcagggccaaGAACAGAGCTGCAACAGGATCTGCACGGGGGACAACAGCCCCTGGGAGACCTCCCCGGGACCTGCACTCAGGAACCCTCACCTCCAGCTGCTCAAGAgcttctccagcccagcccag cacccaCCCTGAAGGCAGAAGGGGCCGTGGGCTGGCAGCTGTCgccccccagcccaggagcactgag GTGAAAGCCCAGAGCGCGGCCTCTAGACGTCCAGAGAAGTGA
- the TRAFD1 gene encoding TRAF-type zinc finger domain-containing protein 1 isoform X2 — MAIAAVPELETRLCGNCKKDIPAVNFIIHEIHCSRNIQVCRRCGEPVPRSEMNHHMEAEHVQVTCKCKMKIENSLLKDHQALACPLRPAPCPFCAMELPFSKLQEHEAFCGARTEACGACGRNVMLRDREEHPRVCGTEAKGRRGGQRPGSEDEDARVRLGRGPARLGSEHQLGLWERNEAPHSLLHEEWDADLDYVLALSLQTENHPPKATAAEAASGFWATKEPELSACLSDTDQANSLSCDSPVSFSRPNHIKSDEVTMLPCEFCEELYPADDLILHQTGCNPASAFASFSKRSSSAPPRECDDWRALSSKSSRSLSSSQPQAAQAEGNVKIPCEFCGMQLEEEMLFPHQLCVWQPLPERRPAPGQAQRRSSRAGAASRGTEGLGQQQPSSARGTRSLSDAAATWDSAPSPLVRGSAAPTPPGQPRKGGGSQGRAKNRAATGSARGTTAPGRPPRDLHSGTLTSSCSRASPAQPSTHPEGRRGRGLAAVAPQPRSTEVKAQSAASRRPEK, encoded by the exons ATGGCCATAGCGGCCGTGCCCGAGCTGGAAACCCGGCTGTGTGGCAACTG CAAAAAGGACATCCCTGCTGTCAACTTCATCATCCATGAGATCCACTGTAGCAGAAACATCCAAGTGTGTCGCCGCTGCGGGGAACCGGTCCCCAGGTCTGAAATGAACCACCACATGGAGGCTGAACACGTGCAG GTTACCTGCAAGTGTAAGATGAAGATAGAAAACAGCCTCTTGAAGGATCATCAG GCGTTGGCGTGCCCCCTGCGCCCCGCCCCGTGCCCCTTCTGTGCCATGGAGCTGCCCTTCAGCAAGCTCCAGGAGCACGAGGCGTTCTGCGGCGCTCGCACCGAGGCGTGTGGCGCCTGCGGCCGCAACGTCATGCTCCGGGACCGAGAGGAGCATCCCCGAGTCTGCGGGACGGAGGcgaaagggaggaggggaggccAAAGGCCTGGCTCTGAGGATGAGGATGCACGCGTGCGCCTGGGACGCGGCCCAGCCCGGCTCGGATCAG agcatcagctggggctgtgggagagAAATGAAGCCCCTCATTCTCTGCTCCATGAAGAGTGGGACGCGGATTTAGACTACGTGCTGGCTCTCAGCTTACAAACAGAGAATCATCCTCCCAAGGCTACTGCAGCTGAAGCTGCCAGTGGCTTCTGGGCCACCAAAGAGCCTGAGCTGTCAGCCTGTCTCAGCGACACAGACCAGGCAAATAGCTTATCCTGTGACTCCCCAGTGTCTTTTAGTAGGCCAAACCACATCAAAA GTGATGAGGTCACCATGTTGCCATGTGAATTCTGTGAGGAGCTCTACCCTGCTGATGATCTGATTCTCCACCAG ACAGGTTGTAACCCAGCAAGTGCCTTTGCCTCGTTCAGTAAAAGAAGCTCCTCTGCACCTCCACGGGAGTGTGATGACTGGCGTGCTCTCAGCTCCAAAAGCAGTAGGTCTCTCTCTTCATCCCAGCCCCAAGCTGCCCAGGCAGAAGGAAATGTAAAGATTCCATGTGAATTCTGTGGcatgcagctggaagaggagatgcTCTTTCCTCATCAG ctctgtgtgtggcAGCCGCTGCCCGAGAGGAgaccagccccagggcaggccCAGAGGCGCAGCAGCCGTGCAG GAGCTGCTTCTCGGGGCACAGAGGGcttggggcagcagcagccgaGCTCTGCACGAGGGACCAGGTCACTGAGTGATGCAGCTGCCACCTGGGACTCAGCCCCGTCCCCTCTGGTGAGAGGCAGCGctgcccccacccccccagggcagcccagGAAGGGAGggggcagccagggcagggccaaGAACAGAGCTGCAACAGGATCTGCACGGGGGACAACAGCCCCTGGGAGACCTCCCCGGGACCTGCACTCAGGAACCCTCACCTCCAGCTGCTCAAGAgcttctccagcccagcccag cacccaCCCTGAAGGCAGAAGGGGCCGTGGGCTGGCAGCTGTCgccccccagcccaggagcactgag GTGAAAGCCCAGAGCGCGGCCTCTAGACGTCCAGAGAAGTGA